DNA from Acidobacteriota bacterium:
TCTGGCGGCGCGGCGCCACTGCATAAACCAGAGTGACGGCTCCATCAACACCTTCGCCCTCGAACGCGGCGACGTCGCGACCATCTTCACGAATGGCTCGCGCGATCTCCGTTCCGTGGGTGGTAGAGATGATGCGCACGACCGAGGTACCCATCGCCAGCTTCCGTTCGACCAGAATGCCGATAGCGTTGCCGGCAGCAAAACCGCCGGCGAAGGCAAGCGCGAGAAACACGCTCTCATTGATTCGAGAAATGACCTGGCTGACGGCCAGGATCCAGATCAACACCTCGAAAAAACCGAGAAAGGCGGCAACCGTGATGCGGCCCTTGACGATGGAAACTGTTCGAATCGTTCCCAACGTTACGTCACAGATTCTGAGAACAAAGATCACGGCGCACAAGAGCCAGACCGGAATCGAGGCCACCCACTCCATCATCGTCCTGCCCCCCCCTTCTTGATGATCAACACCGTCATATCGTCCTCGAGGGGAGCGAACGCCAACGATTGCTCGCGCACCGCCTCGAATATCCCGTGAGCCGAGCGGTGCTTGTTGTCGCGGATCACCTGTTCAAGTTCATCCGGCACGA
Protein-coding regions in this window:
- a CDS encoding DUF5698 domain-containing protein; its protein translation is MMEWVASIPVWLLCAVIFVLRICDVTLGTIRTVSIVKGRITVAAFLGFFEVLIWILAVSQVISRINESVFLALAFAGGFAAGNAIGILVERKLAMGTSVVRIISTTHGTEIARAIREDGRDVAAFEGEGVDGAVTLVYAVAPRRQTGQMLQRARSIDPSLLYVCEPAHESSQGAALRLRPVPHPTGWRAVFKKK